One window from the genome of Echinicola vietnamensis DSM 17526 encodes:
- a CDS encoding sigma-70 family RNA polymerase sigma factor has protein sequence MRQLKISKQITNRESQSLDKYLQEIGKVDLLTADEEVVLAKRIREGDQLALEKLTKANLRFVVSVAKQYQNQGLSLGDLINEGNLGLIKAAQRFDETRGFKFISYAVWWIRQSILQALAEQSRIVRLPLNRVGSLNKISKTFSELEQRFEREPSPEELAEVLEVTAGEVVDTMKISGRHVSMDAPFVQGEENSLLDVLENDGEEKPDDGLMNDSLRKEVQRALSTLTQREADVITLYFGLNGEHAMTLEEIGEKFNLTRERVRQIKEKAIRRLRHTSRSKTLKPYLG, from the coding sequence ATGAGGCAGCTTAAAATTAGCAAACAGATCACAAACCGAGAGAGTCAATCTCTCGATAAATATCTACAAGAGATTGGTAAGGTAGACCTTCTTACAGCAGATGAGGAGGTGGTACTGGCCAAGCGAATCCGTGAAGGTGATCAGCTTGCTCTTGAGAAATTAACAAAAGCAAACTTGAGGTTTGTGGTATCTGTGGCCAAGCAATATCAAAACCAAGGTTTGTCATTAGGTGATCTAATCAATGAAGGAAACTTGGGGCTTATCAAAGCGGCACAGCGTTTTGACGAGACCAGGGGCTTTAAATTCATCTCTTATGCCGTATGGTGGATTCGTCAATCCATTTTGCAGGCTTTGGCGGAGCAATCACGAATTGTGAGACTACCGCTAAACCGTGTAGGATCCCTTAACAAAATCAGTAAAACGTTCAGTGAGCTCGAACAACGCTTTGAGCGGGAGCCTTCACCTGAAGAATTGGCTGAGGTGTTGGAGGTGACTGCTGGAGAAGTGGTGGACACCATGAAGATCTCCGGTCGTCATGTTTCGATGGATGCACCATTTGTTCAAGGGGAGGAGAACAGCCTTTTGGATGTGCTGGAAAATGATGGGGAGGAAAAGCCTGATGATGGCCTGATGAATGATTCCCTTCGAAAAGAAGTTCAGCGCGCACTTTCTACCCTTACCCAGCGGGAAGCGGATGTCATTACGCTTTACTTTGGGTTGAATGGAGAGCATGCGATGACCTTGGAAGAGATTGGAGAGAAGTTTAACCTTACCAGAGAGCGTGTGCGTCAGATCAAGGAAAAAGCGATCAGAAGATTGCGCCATACTTCCAGAAGTAAGACGTTGAAACCTTATTTGGGATAA
- the trxB gene encoding thioredoxin-disulfide reductase, producing the protein MNKEAEKIKVLIVGSGPAGYTAAIYASRAGLSPVLYTGGQPGGQLTITNDVENYPGYPDGVMGPQMMEDFKKQAERFGTDVRYGLVTAVDFSTGPHKVIVDDKDEILADTVIISTGASAKWLGLESETKLNGKGVSACAVCDGFFFRNQKVAIVGAGDTACEEASYLANICEKVYMLVRRDEMRASQIMQKRVTSNPKIEILWNTETEEILGEEEVTGVRVKNNQTGEEQELEVTGFFVAIGHKPNTDIFKDFLDMNEAGYINTQPGSTKTNIEGVFACGDAQDHVYRQAVTAAGTGCMSALDAERFLAEKELA; encoded by the coding sequence ATGAATAAAGAAGCAGAAAAGATTAAAGTGCTCATTGTAGGATCAGGTCCTGCAGGATATACAGCAGCCATTTATGCCTCACGAGCGGGATTGAGCCCAGTACTTTATACCGGAGGCCAGCCTGGAGGTCAGCTGACCATTACGAATGACGTAGAGAATTACCCGGGATATCCGGATGGAGTGATGGGGCCCCAGATGATGGAGGATTTCAAAAAACAAGCCGAGCGCTTCGGTACTGATGTGCGATATGGCTTGGTGACTGCAGTGGACTTTTCCACCGGTCCCCATAAAGTAATCGTGGACGATAAAGACGAGATTTTGGCGGATACCGTTATCATATCTACCGGAGCATCGGCTAAATGGCTAGGACTTGAAAGTGAAACCAAACTGAACGGCAAAGGGGTGTCCGCTTGTGCTGTTTGTGATGGATTTTTCTTCCGTAATCAAAAGGTGGCCATTGTCGGTGCAGGAGATACCGCCTGTGAAGAGGCTTCCTATTTGGCCAATATTTGTGAAAAAGTATACATGCTCGTTCGTAGGGATGAAATGAGAGCTTCGCAAATTATGCAGAAGCGGGTAACCTCCAATCCGAAAATTGAGATCCTTTGGAATACCGAAACAGAGGAGATTTTGGGCGAGGAAGAAGTGACCGGAGTTCGCGTTAAGAATAACCAAACGGGTGAAGAGCAGGAATTAGAAGTTACAGGTTTTTTCGTGGCCATCGGCCATAAACCGAATACCGATATCTTCAAGGATTTCTTGGATATGAACGAAGCTGGTTATATCAATACCCAACCCGGTAGTACCAAGACCAATATCGAAGGGGTGTTTGCATGTGGCGACGCCCAAGACCATGTTTACAGGCAGGCGGTAACAGCTGCTGGTACTGGATGTATGTCAGCTCTGGATGCGGAGCGTTTTCTCGCAGAAAAAGAGTTGGCATAG
- a CDS encoding M23 family metallopeptidase, which produces MGIRIIILLVTLNLCVGLSEACAQIFPKIIKKDKAPAVKVPDARNLQTFDVEEYLYNLQKGTDSLIYQDRVDLRRRLSTVSEDTLSLIWAPTHQLAQVSEKIQIDSIWVTAYEYYSSWDSQRIDSYGFDPKGFKDTVMIKLYDPFHGTNWSSPLKETKINSEFGFRRYRWHHGTDLDLNRGDPVYSVFDGIVRMRSYDRYGYGYYVVVRHKNGLETLYGHLSKYNVAVGQEVKAGEVIGYGGSTGRSTGPHLHFEVRYQGLSINPTELFDFSVGRLKNSVYAVTAGSFEHIIKMRQAVYHRVRSGENLSVIANRYGTSVRHITRLNNISSKSILRVGQRLRIR; this is translated from the coding sequence ATGGGCATCAGAATAATCATTTTACTTGTTACACTAAATCTGTGCGTGGGCTTATCCGAAGCATGCGCACAGATTTTTCCTAAAATCATAAAAAAGGACAAGGCCCCAGCAGTAAAGGTGCCTGATGCCCGTAATCTGCAGACTTTTGATGTAGAGGAATACCTCTATAATTTACAAAAAGGAACCGACTCCCTGATTTACCAAGACCGCGTAGACCTTCGCAGGAGGCTATCGACAGTGAGTGAGGATACCTTATCCCTGATATGGGCACCTACCCACCAGCTGGCCCAAGTTTCAGAAAAAATACAAATCGACAGCATTTGGGTCACGGCCTATGAATATTATTCTTCATGGGACAGTCAGCGAATTGATAGCTATGGTTTTGACCCAAAGGGATTCAAGGATACCGTGATGATCAAGCTCTATGATCCCTTTCACGGAACCAATTGGAGCAGTCCGCTAAAAGAAACCAAAATCAATTCAGAGTTTGGATTCAGAAGGTATCGATGGCATCACGGTACAGATCTGGACCTGAACAGGGGCGATCCTGTTTACAGCGTCTTTGATGGTATCGTAAGGATGCGTTCGTATGATCGGTACGGTTATGGGTATTATGTGGTAGTGAGGCATAAAAATGGGCTGGAAACCCTATATGGCCACCTTTCCAAGTATAATGTGGCCGTGGGACAGGAGGTTAAGGCCGGCGAAGTGATCGGTTATGGCGGGAGTACAGGAAGAAGCACAGGCCCGCACCTTCACTTTGAGGTGCGTTATCAAGGTTTGTCCATCAACCCAACAGAATTATTTGATTTTTCTGTGGGAAGGCTGAAAAACTCCGTGTATGCCGTTACAGCGGGAAGCTTCGAACATATTATTAAAATGCGCCAAGCCGTTTATCACCGTGTGCGGAGTGGGGAAAACCTCAGCGTAATCGCCAACCGCTATGGTACTTCTGTTCGGCATATTACGAGACTAAACAATATTTCTTCAAAGTCCATCCTCCGTGTGGGCCAAAGATTGCGGATCAGGTAA
- the bshB1 gene encoding bacillithiol biosynthesis deacetylase BshB1: MKLDILVIAAHPDDAELSCSGTIAAHIKAGHKVGVLDLTRGEMGTRGTPEIRLEESARAAELLQLSARENLGFRDAFFKDDEAHHLEVVKIIRKYQPDIVLANAISDRHPDHGKGGALATNACFISGLRRVETVLDGEAQEAWRPQYVYHYIQNNYIKPDFVFDISDFWEDKLASIKAFKSQFYDPNSDEPESFISSKEYFDFVEARAREFGHMINVKYGEGYTVEKTIGVTNLFDLK; this comes from the coding sequence ATGAAATTAGATATACTGGTGATAGCAGCTCACCCTGATGATGCTGAGCTATCTTGTTCTGGAACGATCGCTGCCCACATCAAAGCCGGGCATAAAGTGGGCGTTTTGGATCTCACAAGAGGGGAGATGGGCACACGAGGAACGCCCGAAATCAGATTGGAAGAATCTGCCAGAGCAGCTGAATTGCTGCAGTTGTCCGCGAGGGAAAACCTTGGTTTTCGGGATGCTTTCTTCAAGGATGATGAAGCCCATCATTTGGAGGTAGTGAAAATCATCCGTAAATATCAACCAGACATCGTGCTTGCCAATGCGATCAGCGATCGCCACCCTGACCATGGAAAAGGAGGGGCTTTGGCTACCAATGCATGTTTTATCAGTGGGTTAAGAAGGGTGGAGACTGTACTGGATGGCGAGGCTCAGGAAGCTTGGCGTCCCCAGTACGTTTACCATTACATCCAAAACAATTATATAAAGCCTGATTTTGTTTTTGATATCTCTGATTTTTGGGAAGATAAGTTGGCCAGTATAAAGGCATTTAAGTCGCAGTTTTATGACCCGAATAGCGACGAGCCGGAAAGTTTTATCAGTAGTAAAGAGTATTTTGATTTTGTGGAAGCCAGGGCCAGGGAGTTTGGTCACATGATCAATGTGAAATACGGGGAAGGGTACACCGTCGAAAAGACCATCGGCGTTACGAACCTGTTTGACCTTAAATAA
- the pdxH gene encoding pyridoxamine 5'-phosphate oxidase encodes MDLASIRTEYLLKSLNVNQLEGSPLAQFQLWFDEAVHAKVNEPNAMNLATVNAENRPSARIVLLKGVDSGFVFYTNYASNKGHELAQNRFAALTFFWPELQRQIRIEGKTEKVSEAISDTYFLSRPRGSQIGAWASPQSQQIPNRDFLEQAEKKMLVRFEQEPLRRPPHWGGYRLVPDRVEFWQGRQSRLHDRIVYSLDDKGKWEKSRLAP; translated from the coding sequence ATGGATTTAGCATCGATTAGAACTGAGTATTTGCTTAAGTCTTTAAATGTCAACCAGCTGGAAGGATCACCATTGGCTCAATTTCAATTATGGTTCGATGAAGCAGTACACGCAAAAGTCAATGAGCCTAACGCCATGAACTTGGCCACGGTGAACGCCGAAAACAGGCCAAGTGCACGGATTGTATTGCTAAAAGGGGTGGATTCAGGCTTTGTGTTTTACACCAATTATGCAAGCAATAAAGGTCATGAGCTGGCGCAAAACCGCTTCGCCGCCCTTACTTTTTTCTGGCCGGAACTTCAGCGACAAATTAGGATCGAGGGAAAAACAGAAAAAGTCAGTGAAGCGATATCGGACACCTATTTCCTCTCCAGGCCAAGGGGAAGTCAAATCGGTGCTTGGGCCTCTCCACAAAGCCAACAGATTCCTAACAGGGATTTTCTGGAACAAGCGGAGAAGAAAATGCTAGTGCGATTTGAGCAAGAACCTTTACGCCGCCCTCCGCATTGGGGAGGATACCGCTTGGTACCCGATCGGGTAGAATTTTGGCAAGGCCGTCAATCCCGTCTTCATGATCGTATCGTTTATTCTCTCGACGATAAAGGGAAGTGGGAAAAAAGCAGATTGGCACCCTAA
- a CDS encoding YqgE/AlgH family protein, whose protein sequence is MEEKKHISPQSGQLLISEPFLQDENFVRSVVLLCESNENGSFGLVLNKLSILRIKDLLDELEFLDMEVFVGGPVEQNTLHFIYWGDPVIEGSVQLAKDLYWGGNFEEFVLKYKAGQLNLDHFRFFIGYSGWSSGQLEEELSEKTWIICEDIDAEAIFTSSPDDLWRVALRNMGGDFQVLANYPIDPRLN, encoded by the coding sequence ATGGAGGAAAAAAAGCACATAAGTCCCCAGTCCGGTCAATTACTCATATCAGAGCCGTTTTTGCAGGATGAAAATTTTGTACGGTCGGTGGTATTGCTGTGTGAGAGCAATGAAAATGGATCGTTTGGCCTTGTATTGAACAAATTGTCCATCCTGAGGATTAAGGATTTGTTGGATGAACTTGAATTTCTCGATATGGAGGTGTTTGTGGGTGGGCCCGTGGAGCAAAATACCCTTCATTTTATTTATTGGGGGGATCCTGTGATTGAAGGCAGTGTGCAATTGGCGAAGGATTTATATTGGGGAGGAAATTTCGAGGAATTTGTCTTGAAGTATAAGGCAGGTCAGCTCAATTTGGATCATTTTCGGTTCTTTATTGGATATTCCGGCTGGTCCAGTGGTCAGCTTGAAGAGGAGCTGTCTGAAAAGACTTGGATAATTTGTGAAGATATAGATGCCGAGGCCATTTTCACTTCCTCGCCAGACGACCTTTGGCGGGTGGCTTTGAGGAATATGGGAGGTGATTTTCAAGTGTTGGCAAATTATCCTATCGACCCAAGATTAAATTAA
- a CDS encoding DUF349 domain-containing protein, with product MENDKEISEENKVTQEQVENTDAGNQHEPKNESSQRVEEHHDEEHHDQEEHHEEEHHVDYGNFSKKQLLSALKELLEKGKYIQDDHVANDIKTHYEEDHFNKEKEEALKSFVQEGGTEDDFFYKQSEDDKMFFALYGEYKNRRSSQIKELEETKEKNLFAKNQILERLRELVDGEETTHSISTIKEIQQEWKDIGPVPGAQNKNLWASYNALMDRFYDNRSIYFELKELDRKKNLEGKLELCEKAEALDKEEDLRTAIRALNELHEEFKHIGPVPREEQEAVWQRFKAASDAIYAKRKAYYESQKEVFKENQTKKEALIQKLDDFKDFKANRIKEWNSKTKEILAIQKEWEAIGPVPRECGREINRGFWGAFKQFFHNKNLFFKELDEIRRINKEKAEELIKVAEELKDSTDWQNTSNALIKLQQDWKKLGPTPEKVRDDLYKRFKTACDTFFDNRREANKEINKEFDKNLELKEEVCEKIKALPEGEEFTVENLEKLVAEYNSIGFVPRKNIKEIAGKFNQAVEACVEKLDTDGENREEFLFRLNLNKIQGDPNSDRVFNKKEHGIRKQIADLENNITLWKNNLEFFASSKTADKLKNQFDEKIEKAEEEIDKLKKKLSILREF from the coding sequence ATGGAGAACGATAAAGAAATATCAGAAGAAAACAAGGTGACCCAAGAGCAGGTAGAAAATACTGATGCGGGTAATCAGCATGAACCGAAAAATGAATCCAGTCAACGTGTCGAAGAGCATCACGATGAGGAACATCATGATCAAGAAGAGCATCATGAAGAGGAGCATCATGTAGATTACGGTAACTTTAGTAAAAAACAGCTGCTATCAGCGCTAAAAGAGCTGCTGGAAAAGGGTAAGTATATCCAGGATGATCATGTGGCCAACGATATCAAAACCCATTATGAGGAAGATCATTTCAATAAAGAAAAGGAAGAGGCGCTGAAGAGTTTTGTCCAAGAAGGCGGGACGGAAGATGATTTTTTCTATAAGCAGAGTGAGGATGATAAAATGTTCTTCGCGCTGTATGGAGAGTATAAGAATAGACGAAGCTCACAAATAAAGGAGCTTGAAGAAACGAAAGAGAAAAACCTCTTTGCCAAAAACCAAATTTTGGAAAGGCTTAGGGAGCTGGTAGATGGGGAGGAAACCACCCACAGCATCAGCACCATCAAAGAAATCCAGCAGGAGTGGAAAGATATTGGTCCCGTGCCCGGTGCACAGAATAAAAATCTATGGGCCTCTTACAATGCCCTTATGGATCGTTTCTATGACAATAGAAGTATTTACTTTGAACTTAAGGAACTTGACCGCAAGAAGAACTTAGAGGGCAAGCTGGAGCTTTGTGAAAAAGCAGAAGCCTTGGACAAAGAAGAGGATCTAAGGACTGCCATTCGAGCCTTGAACGAGCTTCATGAGGAATTTAAGCATATTGGTCCTGTACCCAGAGAGGAGCAAGAGGCCGTATGGCAACGCTTTAAGGCTGCTTCAGATGCCATTTATGCTAAACGGAAGGCTTACTATGAAAGCCAGAAAGAAGTCTTTAAGGAAAATCAGACCAAGAAAGAGGCCTTGATCCAAAAACTAGATGATTTTAAAGATTTCAAGGCCAATCGCATCAAAGAATGGAACTCCAAGACCAAAGAGATTCTGGCGATCCAAAAGGAATGGGAAGCCATCGGTCCGGTACCTAGAGAATGTGGAAGAGAGATCAACAGAGGCTTTTGGGGTGCATTTAAGCAGTTTTTCCATAACAAGAACCTGTTCTTTAAAGAGCTTGATGAAATCAGAAGGATCAATAAAGAAAAGGCAGAAGAGCTTATCAAGGTGGCAGAAGAGCTAAAAGACAGTACAGACTGGCAAAATACCTCCAATGCGCTGATCAAGCTTCAGCAAGACTGGAAAAAGCTAGGTCCCACACCTGAAAAAGTTAGAGACGATCTTTACAAGCGGTTCAAGACGGCATGTGATACGTTTTTTGACAACAGGAGGGAAGCCAACAAAGAGATTAATAAAGAGTTCGATAAGAACTTGGAGCTTAAGGAGGAAGTTTGTGAAAAGATAAAAGCGCTACCTGAAGGAGAAGAGTTTACAGTTGAAAACCTGGAAAAACTGGTGGCAGAGTATAATTCCATTGGATTTGTTCCCCGAAAAAACATCAAAGAAATAGCCGGTAAATTTAACCAAGCGGTAGAAGCTTGCGTAGAAAAGCTGGATACTGATGGTGAGAACAGGGAGGAATTTTTATTCAGGCTGAATCTGAACAAAATCCAGGGTGATCCCAACAGTGATCGGGTGTTCAATAAAAAAGAACATGGAATCAGGAAACAAATAGCTGATCTAGAAAACAATATTACACTTTGGAAAAATAACTTGGAGTTCTTTGCTTCTTCCAAAACGGCTGATAAGCTGAAAAACCAGTTTGATGAGAAAATTGAGAAGGCAGAAGAAGAAATCGATAAGCTGAAGAAAAAGCTGTCTATTCTGAGAGAATTCTAA
- a CDS encoding OmpP1/FadL family transporter: MKSFVLVSLLLILFCRESSGQSNHYWTRNYGSESMLLNGSVIGGVTDLGAVYYNPARLAITDNPAFIISADVYELNSYKIEDAIGNRKDLTQSSFGGAPSLAAGTIDMKETSRSTFAYAILLRYNNNFGFSYRDEFSQNILPNVPEDELFEGELNVTNNLKDHWFGGSWAYKLKENFSIGVSLFGSRAEASKGNMFDMTALDVNNDISKYDYNRAYSFQSYGVLAKLGAAYSTDKMDFGMTLTTPRAHLFGKGNYQYHLYFAAPDESGIADIYANSYQSDLEINLKSPLSIGLGASYHIAENKVIHFSGEYFGKINPYKILEASPHQMQSKSDSTIYFTLMDGRKAIANAGIGVEWFLSQKVSFYGGFSTDFNAAATNSVSFVTQEPTATNLSFDANFYHLAGGVLLTFKGAEFTLGATHTSGKTNFDKPINFPSGNDPSVVDIASDGRMLWDRWQFIVSVSVPFLKDYVDKLEDKLF, encoded by the coding sequence ATGAAATCATTCGTATTGGTATCCTTGCTGTTGATCCTTTTTTGTCGGGAATCATCCGGCCAGAGCAACCACTACTGGACAAGGAATTACGGAAGTGAATCGATGCTACTGAACGGGTCGGTCATCGGTGGTGTTACGGATTTGGGTGCAGTATATTATAACCCCGCCAGATTGGCCATTACTGACAATCCAGCCTTTATCATCAGTGCGGATGTCTATGAATTAAACTCATACAAAATAGAAGATGCCATTGGCAACAGGAAGGATTTGACACAATCTTCCTTTGGGGGCGCCCCTTCTTTGGCGGCAGGAACGATCGACATGAAAGAAACATCAAGATCCACCTTTGCCTATGCTATTTTACTTCGATACAATAATAATTTCGGGTTTTCATACAGAGACGAATTCTCTCAGAACATCCTTCCTAACGTCCCGGAAGATGAATTGTTTGAAGGTGAATTAAATGTGACCAATAACCTAAAAGACCACTGGTTTGGCGGAAGCTGGGCATATAAGCTCAAAGAAAATTTCAGCATTGGCGTTTCGTTGTTTGGCTCAAGGGCTGAAGCTTCCAAAGGAAATATGTTTGACATGACCGCTCTGGATGTAAATAATGATATCAGCAAGTATGATTACAACCGCGCATATTCCTTCCAAAGTTATGGGGTACTCGCAAAACTGGGAGCTGCCTATTCCACTGACAAAATGGATTTTGGCATGACCCTCACTACACCAAGGGCACATCTATTCGGAAAAGGAAACTACCAATACCATCTTTACTTTGCTGCTCCGGATGAAAGCGGTATTGCTGATATTTATGCCAATAGCTACCAGAGCGATCTAGAAATCAACCTTAAGTCGCCATTATCCATTGGCCTGGGAGCAAGTTATCATATCGCTGAAAATAAAGTGATCCATTTCAGTGGAGAATACTTCGGAAAAATCAATCCCTATAAAATCCTGGAAGCCTCTCCCCACCAGATGCAGAGCAAATCAGACTCCACGATCTATTTTACCCTCATGGACGGCCGAAAAGCAATTGCCAATGCAGGTATTGGTGTAGAATGGTTCTTAAGTCAAAAGGTGAGTTTCTACGGTGGGTTCAGCACTGACTTTAATGCTGCCGCTACCAATTCAGTCAGTTTCGTCACACAAGAACCCACCGCTACCAACTTATCGTTTGATGCCAACTTTTACCATTTGGCTGGAGGTGTTCTGTTAACTTTCAAAGGCGCTGAATTCACATTGGGGGCTACACACACCAGTGGGAAAACGAACTTTGACAAACCTATTAATTTCCCATCAGGCAATGATCCCTCAGTGGTGGATATTGCCAGTGATGGTCGGATGCTCTGGGACCGCTGGCAATTCATTGTTTCTGTCTCGGTACCCTTTCTTAAGGATTATGTGGACAAGCTGGAAGACAAGCTATTTTAA
- a CDS encoding HEAT repeat domain-containing protein, with product MTQDIDLLIHKMCDKQEEEAFVYADKLAEIGGEEVLEKLIHVLKGEDVESAYLAARGLAVMENNDAALDPLLEVIHDKKNKGHNGTFVQALEGFDISGKFVDILRIYLFGNFKASLLAKDYLDYTEFDITPRVIRKAEKHWKHFQNNSASDQEYDIKKQEVEEILGELKEMFDQ from the coding sequence ATGACGCAGGATATTGACTTATTGATCCATAAAATGTGTGACAAGCAGGAGGAAGAGGCGTTTGTCTACGCAGATAAACTTGCTGAAATTGGAGGAGAAGAAGTGCTGGAAAAGCTAATACATGTACTTAAAGGAGAGGACGTGGAGAGTGCTTACCTGGCGGCTAGGGGATTGGCAGTCATGGAAAATAACGATGCGGCACTGGATCCATTGCTGGAGGTGATCCACGATAAAAAGAACAAGGGGCATAACGGTACCTTTGTTCAAGCGCTCGAAGGATTCGATATCAGTGGTAAATTCGTGGATATTCTTCGGATCTATCTGTTTGGAAATTTCAAGGCATCACTTTTGGCGAAGGATTACTTGGACTATACCGAGTTTGACATTACTCCTCGTGTCATTAGAAAGGCGGAAAAGCACTGGAAGCATTTTCAAAATAATAGTGCTAGTGATCAGGAGTATGATATCAAAAAGCAAGAAGTAGAGGAAATCTTGGGTGAATTAAAGGAGATGTTTGACCAATAG
- a CDS encoding NIPSNAP family protein, producing the protein MKIKMTCLLICFFFAAVKWGYGQNRDIYEIKIYHISSAAQAAAIDQFLADAYLPAMHQQGVEHIGVFKPIDGDSLAGKRIYVFTPFSSANSYADITSTLHLTDLPHGEDYQKAPHDQAPYDRMEVILLKAFSGMPHYDVPKLDGEKHQHVYELRSYESPTEQLFHNKVDMFNSGEITIFDRLGFNAVFYGEVIAGPKMPNLMYMTSFDNMDAEKAAWKAFGSDEAWIKLRDDKKYQNNVSHIDITLLKPAAYSEL; encoded by the coding sequence ATGAAAATTAAAATGACCTGTTTGCTCATATGCTTCTTTTTTGCGGCAGTAAAATGGGGATATGGCCAAAATAGGGATATTTATGAAATCAAAATCTACCATATCAGTTCTGCTGCTCAAGCGGCTGCAATTGATCAATTTCTAGCCGATGCTTACCTCCCTGCCATGCACCAGCAAGGGGTCGAACACATTGGAGTATTCAAACCGATTGATGGAGACAGCTTGGCGGGAAAACGCATCTATGTATTCACTCCCTTCTCATCAGCCAATTCCTATGCCGATATCACCTCAACCCTCCATTTGACCGACTTACCTCATGGTGAAGACTACCAAAAAGCACCACATGACCAAGCTCCCTATGATCGCATGGAAGTGATCCTTTTAAAAGCCTTCAGCGGTATGCCTCACTATGATGTGCCCAAATTGGATGGAGAAAAGCATCAGCATGTTTATGAACTGAGAAGTTATGAAAGTCCTACAGAACAGTTGTTTCACAACAAAGTGGACATGTTTAACAGCGGAGAAATCACGATCTTTGACCGTTTAGGGTTTAATGCTGTTTTTTATGGGGAAGTGATTGCAGGCCCTAAAATGCCCAACTTGATGTATATGACTTCATTTGATAACATGGATGCTGAAAAAGCGGCCTGGAAAGCCTTTGGAAGTGATGAAGCTTGGATCAAGCTCAGAGATGATAAAAAGTATCAAAACAACGTCTCACACATAGATATTACGCTGCTAAAACCTGCCGCGTATTCCGAATTATAA